The nucleotide sequence CCGCTGCTCTGGCCTGCTCTTTCATACGTTCCAGAGCAGCATCGCGGGATTCGTTCAGCAATTCGGTGTACCCCTTGAGCTCACCACCGAAGATGTTTTTCAACCCGGCCATCATGTCGCGGCCAACATGCTTGGCCCGCACGGTACTGCCCTGCACCAGCCCCAGATGCCGGACAATACGCAGGCCCGGTACGATTTCCATATTACTGATCAGCATTGCATCCCCCAGTGAACAGTCTGTTTGTTGTAGGCCGCCCTGTCAGGGCTTGTTCTCCATCAAGGCCGCCAGCGCCTCGCGGTACGCCCCCGGCAGGGGTTGCGGACGCTGGCTGCCGTGGTCGAAATATACCTGTACGGCACGGCCGCGCGCCACACACTGGCCCTGCTGCCAGGCTTCCTGGCAGACGGTAAAGGAGCTGTTGCCCAGCCGCTCCACGCCGGTACGGATTTCCACCTCATGGCCGTAATAGATCTGGGCCACGAAATCAATCTCGATACGCGCCAGGATAAGATTCATCCGGGATGGGTCCAGGTCCGGCGAGAAGATACGGAAAATGGCCTCGCGGCCGGTTTCAAACCAGCCCGCCACCACGGTGTTGTTGATGTGGCCGAAGGCATCGGTTTCATAAAAGCGGGGAAAAATCTCGTGCGTGATCATGCAGCATCCTGATATGTGTAACAGCAACGGTCCATTATAGCCGCCGCGCACGCTCACCGGTGACTGCCGGGTCCGGCACCGCATGCAGGGTGCCTGCACTTATAACCGGCTGGAATGAGCAAAGACATATTCACCACTTCACAAGCCCGCAGCGACGGAGTAGCGTCGGAACACCAGGGCAGGCCGGCTGATGCCTGCGCGCTGCCGTTGAACCGTTCTGACCAAGGAGAAGCACCATGTCACTGCGTATCGGCGATACTGCGCCGGATTTCACTCAGGATTCATCCATTGGCAAGATCCATTTCCATGAATGGGCAGGTGATAGCTGGGTCGTGTTCTATTCGCACCCGGCCGACTTTACCCCCGTGTGCACCACGGAACTGGGTCGCACTGCAAAGCTGAAGGATGAGTTCGACAAGCGCGGCGTCAAGGTCCTGGCCCTGAGCGTGGACCCGGCGGATTCGCACCGTACCTGGATTGAGGACATCAACGAAACCCAGCAGTGCGAGGTGGACTTCCCGATCATCGCGGATGCCGACAAGAGCGTGGCCACGCAGTATGACATGCTGCACCCGAATGCCTCGGAAACCGTGACGGTCCGTTCGGTATTCTTTATAGACCCGAACAAGAAGGTACGCGCCACCATCACCTACCCGCCCAGCACCGGCCGCAGCTTCGCGGAAATCCTGCGCGTGATCGATTCACTGCAACTGGCGGACTCGCACAAGGTGGCCACGCCGGTGGACTGGCAGGATGGCGACGATGTGGTGATCCTGCCGAGCATCAAGGATGAGGAGGAGATCAAGCGCCGGTTCCCGAAGGGGTACAAGGCGATCAAGCCGTACCTGCGCATTACCCCGCAGCCGAACAAGTAAACGCTGCAAGGTGTTGCCCCGCGTGCGCCGTTTCGGCGGCACGCGCGGGTTCCCGAGATGCCCTTCCCCACCCTGCTTGCCGATCCCGCCACCTGGTCCATTCTCGGTCACCTCACGGCTGCCTGGCTGGCCGGCAGCCTGATCGGCCTGGAACGCAGCTACCATGGCCGCCCGGCCGGGTTTCGCACGCATGCGCTGGTCTGTCTGGCGTCGGCCCTGCTGATGCTGGCGAGCACCTGGCAGTGGCGCTGGCTGGGCAATGACATACCGCTGGAAGCCGTGCGTACCGACCCGACCCGCATGGCGCAGGGCATCATGACCGGTATCGGTTTTCTTGGTGCCGGCGTGATCTTCAAGGAAGGCCCGACGGTGCGCGGGTTGACCACCGCCGCCTCCATCTGGGTGACCGCCGGTATCGGCATTTTGCTGGGCGTCGGGTTCTTTCTACCGGCCACCCTTGCCACACTGATGACGCTGGGCACCCTGTCGGCCTTTCGCTGGATCGAGTCGCATATGCCGTCGCACGCCTATGCCCACCACCGTCTGACGTTTCAGCCCGGCCATGGCATGACAGAACAGGCCCTGCGCGAATTTCTGGGCGAGCATGGCTTTCACCTTTCCATGCTGAGTTATCGCTACGGCGAGGATTCACCGGGGCTGGAGTATCGCATGGTGATCAGGACACGTGCTGCGTCGAATATCCGGCGGCTGGCGGATGCCCTGGCAAAGATGGAGTCGGTGAAAACGTTCAGAATTGATCCAACGGGGGATTGAGGGGGAACTGCGCGCTACTGGCCAGAGGCCAGAACAGGCGAAGCCCACTGTTCAGCTCGCGGCTCGTAGATGGTTAAAAAAAAAGGGCGGTCATCCGACCGCCCGATCATCATCATCCGGACCAAGAATGTGACGAATCAAAACCTCACTCGAATACCTGGTTCACCTGGAAGACTGCGGTGGAACCACTTACTTCGTTGCCGATGACCAGCAGCGCTTCACCGTTCGGCGATTGCGATGCCGGTACGAATGTCAGGCCTTCCGGACCCAGATCGCCCATGATCGACAGCGCGCTTTCCGGATCGGCGGTCCAGTTTTCGCGGCTGTTGAAGTAATCCACAAAGGCCGGTGCCTGCGGGTCGGTAATGTCATAGACAAACACGCCGCCCATGCGCTCCAGGCCAATGAAGGCGAAAGTCTTGTCGCCGATCTTGCCCAGAGCGACACCTTCCGGTTCAGGGCCTTTGGCGTCGGAACGGCTGTCAAAGGCGTCGCCTTCATCATGGCCGGAGTTGAAGTAGTCTTTGCAGGGAATGCTGCGCTGCGAGCCAACCATGCATTCATCGCTGGCCAGGTACTGTTCGAAGGCATCACCGGAATCCCACACCAGTTGGCCGTCAGCATCCCAGATGGCAAATGAACGGCCGCCGTAGGCATAAAGTGCGTCGTACATGATGCGGTCACCGGCGGCATCCTCTTCGCCGGCGCTGTTGAACATCACCGGCGTGCCATCCGTGTTCTGGCGGTAGCCCATGACCCAGCTGATGTTCAGGCGGCCGAGGACGTCGTCTTCGCGGCAGTCGCCGGCGTCACCGGCGGTCGCGCCGCAGTAGCCAAACACGCCGGGGTTGAGCAGGCCGCCCGCCGCCAGGCTGATCAGTTGTGGCGGCATGTCATCGCCACAGCGACGTGCAAAGCCGTTGCTGTGCACCAGATGCTTCACGCGCAGTTCTTCGACAAAACCCTGGCCCGGATCGGCGTCAGAGCAATCATCGCTGCTGCCCCAGTAGGCGTCATTGTCCTCACCCCAGGCACGGGCATCACCTTCGTTGGCGGACACAATATAGGTCGCACCGTCCACCTCGTAAGCGGCAATGGCGTCCGGCAGGTACATGCCCTTGACGCCGGCGAAGGTGGCGATATTGATCAGGCCATCTTCGTCGGTGGCATCAATGCCGTTGCCTTCGGCACCGATGTCCTTGTAACCCAGCGGCAGGATGTCGGTCACGGTGGCGGTGGCGATATCAATCCGCGCGAACGCGTTGTTTTCTTGCAGGATTACCCAGGCAGTGCTGCCGTCGGCTGACACGGCAATGTACTCCGGTTCGAAATCCTGCGCGGCGCTGGCGTTCGGACCATAGATGCGCACACCGCTGGCACGCAGGGTCGCTTCCTGGCCGTTGAAGGCGGTGAAGTCCGCAGTCTCTGCTGTCAGGCTGGCCGGATCGGTCACGTCGATGATGCTGATCGAACCTTCCGGGTCCGTCTGGTAGTCATCAGACGGTTCCCCTTCGTTGGCCACCAGCACATACCGGCCGTCCGGGGTGAAGGTCAGCATGTCCGGCAGTGCACCCACCTCCACATGGTTGATGCGGGTCAGGTCATCCAGGCTGTACAGCGCGACATATCCGTTATCCGTCTTGACGGCCGCTTCCACCGCCAGCGCCATCAGGTTGCCGTGCAGTGCCACACTGTTGACGGTCGCACCCGGTACCAGGTCCGTGACCGACAGCTCTTCCAGAAACACCGGCTCGCCGGGCTGGCTCACATCCAGCACATCCACCGCGCCTTTCTGGGCGTTGACCACGAACACGCGCTGCCCGGCTGCGTCATAGGTGGTGATCTCCGCCGCGCTTTCGTCAAACTGGTCAGTGCTGTAACGGCCCAGCAGGCTCAACGACAGCGACGCGGGTGTCTGTTCACCCGGAGGTGGATTACGGTCGGAGCTGCTGCCACCACAGCCGGCCAGCGTGGTGACCAGAACGGCCGAAACGGAAAGGGCAAGCCAGTGCTTCATGCGTTTTCCCCAAAGTCAGAGCGTATGAATTTGAAGTGGCAATAACTAACGCAGGGGGATGACCGTTCGATTGATAAAAAATGGCTATTTAATGACAGCCAGATTGCTGGCCCATTGGCATGAAATGGAATATCAGCCAAAAATATCACCCTCTACCGCACGTCGCTTCGTCCCGGATTGTTGTTTTTTTGTTCGCCCGGAATCCCTAAACTGCCGCCCGCTTACACCGGAGCAGACCGTGCCGCAACAGGGCTTTTACGCCACGCACGTCTCAATTTCCGGCTGTAATGCCTTTTTTCCTTTTTGGAGATCCGGGGGTTCTGATGAAAGCGATCTGGCAGGGCCACGTGCTCGCAGCAAGTAACCACGTGATTTTCATGGGCGGCCAGCACTTCTTTCCGCCCGAGAGCGTACGCCGCAATTTCCTGGTGCCGAGCGAACGCCGCACCCGGGACGACTGGCGCGGCGAAATCTGCTACTTCCACCTGCAGTCCGAAGACCGCCAGATCACCGACGCGGCCTGGTACTACCCCGCCCCCGTCGATGATGTGGCGGCCATCTCCGGCTATATCGCCTTTGGCGAGGGCGTTGTCATCGGCCACTGACCGGCGGCAGACCGGCAGGCTTGACCCTACCCCCTCGGATGGATGTATTATTTTGTACTACATCAATTCGAGAGGCAGGTGTGACGAGCCCTGAGAAGAGCCCTGAGATGAGTCCTGACAGACCAGAACGCCGGGGGCGCGGCCGCCGGCCCGCCAGCGAGACCGAGCGCAAGGACCGGGTCATCCAGACCCGTGTCCCGCGCGATCTTGAGACCACCCTGCGCGATGCGGCAGAGCGGGAGCGCGTCAGCGTCTCGCATCTGATCCGGCATGTCCTGGAAGACACCTTCAACCTGGTCGACAACATCGTCGCCGATTCCGCCAGCCTGGTCGGCAATGTGACCCGTGACGCCCGGCGCCTGGCCGCCAGTGCCCGCGGACAGGTACCCGCCGACAAGCCCCTGGTGCCGGCTGCCGAGGGTGGTGATACCGCCCGCGAATTGCTGGCCTCGGTGGACGCCTGGCAGGACGTGATCGTCAACCGGCCCGGCCACTGCATCCAGTGCGGCGCCGACCTGCCGCGCGGGCAACATGCCTTTCGCGGCCTCAGCGACCAGCCCGGCACTCCCGCCGTGTGGCTGTGCGGGCACTGCCTGAACAATCTCTGACTGATACCGCCGTCCCCTCGTGACGGCTTTATTTTGACCAGTTTTGTACTACAAAAAATGACAAAGGAGCCTGACATGCCGCAAGACACTGCCACCGCCGCGCCGCGTGACAGCCATTCGCCGACCCGCTGGCAGGCGCTGAATGCCTTCAGTGACGGCCAGGACAACGGCCTGCGCGCCTGGCTCAACGTGCTCGACGCCAGTATCGCCGCCCTGGAACGCACCGCCTGGCAGGGCCGCAAGCTGGCCGGCCAGGCCATCCAGGCCTGGCGCCTGGTGGAAAGCGGCGCCAGCGATCTGGCCACTGAGTACCAGTTGCTGTCTGCGGAGGCGAAGCGCTGGCCGGCGCGCCTGAAGCGCCTGTCGAAAACCGGCTGGATGCTGACGCGCCTCACCGCCAGCTATCGCCTGTGGGGCACCCGTTCAGCCTTCCTGCCCGCGCACCGGCAGGCCGGGGCACTGGCCACGTTGCATCGCCGTAACGCACGTCGTTTTGCCGAGACGTCGCTGGAACAGGGCGGCGCCTTCCTGAAAATAGGCCAGTTGCTCTCGACCCGCCCGGACCTGTTGCCTGCCCCCTGGGTGGAAGAACTGACCGCCCTGCAGGACAACGCACGCCCTGAGTCCCCGGCACAGATGCGCGCCGTGCTGGAAGAAGAATTCGGCCTGCCGGTCGAGGTGCTGTTCCGCGAGTTCGACGACGAACCGCTGGCCGCCGCCAGTATCGGCCAGGTGCACCGCGCGGTGCTGGAGGACGGCCGCGAGGTGGCGGTAAAAATCCAGCGGCCCGGCCTGCCGGACATCATTGAACTGGACATGACGCTGATGCGGCTGTTCATCGACAGCATCAGCCACCTGCTGCCGCCCACCGATCTGCCCACCATCCTGGACGAAATCGAGCGCTCGGTACGCAGCGAACTGGATTACCGCGCTGAAGCGCGCGCGATGCGCAAGGTCGGCGTGACACTGAAAGACGTCACCGGTGTGCGTGTCCCCGATACTGTCGACGCGCTGTGCAGCAAACGTGTGCTCACCACCACTTTCGTGCACGGCGAAAAATTCACCCACGTGCTGGACCGCCATCGCGCAGCCGGTAACAACGCCGCCATCGCCGACATTCTCAGCCGGCTGCTGGATGCCTGGCTGCACCAGATTCTGGTCGGCGGCTGTTTCCACGCTGACCCGCACCCGGGCAATATCCTGCTGGCCGGGGACGGCGACCTGGTACTGCTGGATTTTGGCAGTACCGCGCACTTGCCGGAGCCTTTCCGCCAGGGGTATTTCCGCGTGTTGCAGGCAAGCATTGTCGGTGACAGCACCCTGATCGCCGACACACTGCTGCAACTGGGCTTCGGCACCCGCAGTGGCCGCCCTGACACGCTGCTCGCGTTCGCCGATGCGATGCTGGCGCAACTGCGTGAGGCGGCATTGCAGGGCGACATTCATTTCGCCTGGCCTACTCCGGAGCAGATGCTGACCCGGGCACGTGACCTGCTGGCGCAGGCGGAAGCCGACCCGGTCGACAAATTGCCGGCGGAGTTCATCATGCTGGCGCGGGTATTCGGTTCACTGGGCGGGCTGTTCCTGCACTACCAGCCGCCGCTGGATATGGCAGCGCGGTTGCTGCCGTTGTTGACGCGGGAGGACATTCTGCCGGTGAATGCGACGGCGCCGACAGGATTCTGGCGACGACTGATGTGACGAAGAGCCTTCGTCTGACCAGGGGAGCGCCGCGCTGGCACATCGCTCCCCTGGCCTTGCGATTCCGGCTCGCTGGGTGTCAAATGCCCTTCACTCCCCAATGCAGCCAACCACGCCGGCGAGGAACCCGCCATGCGTATCGTGATCACCCTGATTGTCCTGGCCATCATTGGCCTGCTGGTCACCCAGCGCATCAACACACCGCCCACCGAGACACCGCACCCCGAGGCAAGAGAGCAGGATGCGCCCGCGCCACCGCGCGTGCCCGCGCGACCCCAGGATATGGACGCCTTCGAGGAGCAGATGCAGCAGTTCAACGAAGACGCGGCCGCACGGCGCCAGCAACAGATCGATCAGGCCACCGAATGAATCAGCGCCTTACTGCGTCCGGGGTGGCAGCCGCAATTCATCCAGTGATTGCCGGTCCGGCCTGAAACGGTTCACCGGCGCATCCGCCGGATATCCCATGGAGACACCGCACAGCAGTTGATACGGCGCCGGAATCTCGAAGCGCTGCGCAACCGGTGAGCGCCACAACGCCAGCGCACCCTGGGCGCAGGTGCCCAGCCCGCGGTCGGTGGCAGACAGCATCAGGCTCTGCAGGAAGATGCCGGCATCCAGTGCCGAATAGACGCCCAGCCCCTTGTGGGCGAACACGAACATCACCACCGGCGCATCGAAGAAAATGAAATTGCGCGCCATTTGCTCCTCGCGCGCCGCGCGGTCTTCCCTGCCGATACCCAGCAGCCTGTACAGCCCCAGACCTGTCGCGACGCGACGCGGCTGCAGATCCTCCGGGTAGCGCAATATCGGACGAAAATCCCCGTCGGGCATGGCGCCGCCTTTCAGCGCACCCAGCGCCTTCTTCCAGAACGGTGCCCGTTGCAGCGCCGCCAGCCGCTGGAAGCGTTCACGGAATTCCTGCCGCAACCCTTCCACTTCGGCACCACTCACCACCGCCACTTTATAGGGCTGCGTGTTCGACCAGCTCGGTGACACCAGCGCATCCGCCAGCACCTCGTCCACCAGTGCCGGCGGCACAGGCGTCGGCTCAAAGGCGCGGATACTGCGCCGCTGGTGCAATACATCCCGGAATTCCATCGCACACTCCCGTGTTCATAACCGCCACACACTAAGGCGTTCCCGGCCACCTCGCACTGACCACAGCGTACAGCCATGCTTGATCCGGTCAGGTGCTTTTTGCCGTGCCGTCGGCAGCCGCTATACTGCGGCCGCCATGACCCTTATCAGACTGCATCACAAGAGCGCGCATTTCTCCCGCTGCGGCCGTTATCGCTACGCCCTCTGGCGCCGCTGGGGCGACGGCGACGACTACGCCCTGATCGTCGGCCTGAACCCTTCTACGGATGATCCCGAGGTCGACAACCCGACGGTGCGCCGCTGCATCCGCTTCGCCCATGACTGGGGCTACAGCGGCGTGTGCGTGGTCAATCTGTTTGCCTGGCGCACGGTCAGCCCCGCCGCCCTGCTGGCCGCCGAG is from Isoalcanivorax pacificus W11-5 and encodes:
- a CDS encoding MgtC/SapB family protein, which encodes MPFPTLLADPATWSILGHLTAAWLAGSLIGLERSYHGRPAGFRTHALVCLASALLMLASTWQWRWLGNDIPLEAVRTDPTRMAQGIMTGIGFLGAGVIFKEGPTVRGLTTAASIWVTAGIGILLGVGFFLPATLATLMTLGTLSAFRWIESHMPSHAYAHHRLTFQPGHGMTEQALREFLGEHGFHLSMLSYRYGEDSPGLEYRMVIRTRAASNIRRLADALAKMESVKTFRIDPTGD
- a CDS encoding peroxiredoxin, yielding MSLRIGDTAPDFTQDSSIGKIHFHEWAGDSWVVFYSHPADFTPVCTTELGRTAKLKDEFDKRGVKVLALSVDPADSHRTWIEDINETQQCEVDFPIIADADKSVATQYDMLHPNASETVTVRSVFFIDPNKKVRATITYPPSTGRSFAEILRVIDSLQLADSHKVATPVDWQDGDDVVILPSIKDEEEIKRRFPKGYKAIKPYLRITPQPNK
- a CDS encoding DUF427 domain-containing protein, with amino-acid sequence MKAIWQGHVLAASNHVIFMGGQHFFPPESVRRNFLVPSERRTRDDWRGEICYFHLQSEDRQITDAAWYYPAPVDDVAAISGYIAFGEGVVIGH
- a CDS encoding YbjQ family protein, translating into MLISNMEIVPGLRIVRHLGLVQGSTVRAKHVGRDMMAGLKNIFGGELKGYTELLNESRDAALERMKEQARAAGANAVLNVRFGTSTIAPGASEILVYGTAVVVENLAP
- a CDS encoding acyl-CoA thioesterase; its protein translation is MITHEIFPRFYETDAFGHINNTVVAGWFETGREAIFRIFSPDLDPSRMNLILARIEIDFVAQIYYGHEVEIRTGVERLGNSSFTVCQEAWQQGQCVARGRAVQVYFDHGSQRPQPLPGAYREALAALMENKP
- a CDS encoding nitroreductase, with product MEFRDVLHQRRSIRAFEPTPVPPALVDEVLADALVSPSWSNTQPYKVAVVSGAEVEGLRQEFRERFQRLAALQRAPFWKKALGALKGGAMPDGDFRPILRYPEDLQPRRVATGLGLYRLLGIGREDRAAREEQMARNFIFFDAPVVMFVFAHKGLGVYSALDAGIFLQSLMLSATDRGLGTCAQGALALWRSPVAQRFEIPAPYQLLCGVSMGYPADAPVNRFRPDRQSLDELRLPPRTQ
- a CDS encoding DUF1643 domain-containing protein, yielding MTLIRLHHKSAHFSRCGRYRYALWRRWGDGDDYALIVGLNPSTDDPEVDNPTVRRCIRFAHDWGYSGVCVVNLFAWRTVSPAALLAAEAPVGPRNDHWLRKTAADASVVVGGWGNHGAHRSRAVQVRRLLPHMQILRLNASGEPAHPLYLPARLTPRPWPS
- a CDS encoding choice-of-anchor I family protein, translated to MKHWLALSVSAVLVTTLAGCGGSSSDRNPPPGEQTPASLSLSLLGRYSTDQFDESAAEITTYDAAGQRVFVVNAQKGAVDVLDVSQPGEPVFLEELSVTDLVPGATVNSVALHGNLMALAVEAAVKTDNGYVALYSLDDLTRINHVEVGALPDMLTFTPDGRYVLVANEGEPSDDYQTDPEGSISIIDVTDPASLTAETADFTAFNGQEATLRASGVRIYGPNASAAQDFEPEYIAVSADGSTAWVILQENNAFARIDIATATVTDILPLGYKDIGAEGNGIDATDEDGLINIATFAGVKGMYLPDAIAAYEVDGATYIVSANEGDARAWGEDNDAYWGSSDDCSDADPGQGFVEELRVKHLVHSNGFARRCGDDMPPQLISLAAGGLLNPGVFGYCGATAGDAGDCREDDVLGRLNISWVMGYRQNTDGTPVMFNSAGEEDAAGDRIMYDALYAYGGRSFAIWDADGQLVWDSGDAFEQYLASDECMVGSQRSIPCKDYFNSGHDEGDAFDSRSDAKGPEPEGVALGKIGDKTFAFIGLERMGGVFVYDITDPQAPAFVDYFNSRENWTADPESALSIMGDLGPEGLTFVPASQSPNGEALLVIGNEVSGSTAVFQVNQVFE
- a CDS encoding ABC1 kinase family protein — encoded protein: MPQDTATAAPRDSHSPTRWQALNAFSDGQDNGLRAWLNVLDASIAALERTAWQGRKLAGQAIQAWRLVESGASDLATEYQLLSAEAKRWPARLKRLSKTGWMLTRLTASYRLWGTRSAFLPAHRQAGALATLHRRNARRFAETSLEQGGAFLKIGQLLSTRPDLLPAPWVEELTALQDNARPESPAQMRAVLEEEFGLPVEVLFREFDDEPLAAASIGQVHRAVLEDGREVAVKIQRPGLPDIIELDMTLMRLFIDSISHLLPPTDLPTILDEIERSVRSELDYRAEARAMRKVGVTLKDVTGVRVPDTVDALCSKRVLTTTFVHGEKFTHVLDRHRAAGNNAAIADILSRLLDAWLHQILVGGCFHADPHPGNILLAGDGDLVLLDFGSTAHLPEPFRQGYFRVLQASIVGDSTLIADTLLQLGFGTRSGRPDTLLAFADAMLAQLREAALQGDIHFAWPTPEQMLTRARDLLAQAEADPVDKLPAEFIMLARVFGSLGGLFLHYQPPLDMAARLLPLLTREDILPVNATAPTGFWRRLM